Part of the Dehalococcoidia bacterium genome is shown below.
ATCCGCGCGATCTGCTCGACCGCCGTGTCGAAGGCGGCGGCGTTCGCCTGCGACGGCTTGTTGAAGCCGGTGATCTTGCGCACGAATTGCAGCGCCGCGGCGTGAAGCTCGTCGTCGCTCGCCGGCGGCTCGAAGTTGAACAGCGTCCTGATGTTGCGACACATCGTTTTCCGCCTCCGATCAGCAGCGGCAGAAGCGGCGGTCGCCGTGCCCGCCCGGCGAAGCTCTAACCGGGCCGGGCGGGCACGGCGCGCTTATTCGGCAGACCCTGCGCCGGCCGCGTAGGTGAGGGCAACGACGCCCGAGCTGAACGGCTTGCACTCGACCAGGTTCATCGTCTTCGCCCCGCCGGTATCGCCGAAGAGACGCAGGCCGTCGCCCAGCACGATCGGATGCACCAGCAGCCGGAACTCATCCACGAGGCCGTGCTGCATCAGCGTCTGCACCAGCGTGCGGCTGCCGGCCACGAGCAGATCCCTGCCCGGTTGCCGCTTCAGCCGCGTGATCTGTTCGACGACGTTGTCCCGGATGATCTGCGAGTTGTTCCACTCGGCCTTCTGCAGCGTGGTCGAGACGACGTACTTGGGCATGCCGTTCATGCGGTCGGCGAACTCGTCCTGCATCGACGGCCAGGCCGCGGCGAAGCCCTCGTAGGTCTTGCGCCCCAGCAGCTGCGCGTCGCTGGCAGACAGCTCATCGAACTTGAACTTCGCCGCCTCATCGCTGAAGAAGCGGAGGCTCCAGCCCCCATACCGGCTCTTTTCGGCCCCGCCCGGATCTTCCATCACGCCGTCCAGGGTCACGAACTCGGTTACGACCAGCTTGCCCATGATTTCCCTCCTGCGGCCGGGCCGCGGCGGCCCGTGTCTCGCTGTGCGGCGGGGCGGCAGTGTCCGCCGATGCGCCGCGGATCTCGCGGTTGCGAACGTTCTCACGACATAGATAACTGATGTTGAGGCGAGGTTCACGCCGCCGCCAGGTGGGCGTCGAGCTGGGCGAACGTGCCGGCAAAGCCCTGCTGCACCGAGTCGCGCCACTCCGCAAACGTCTTGCGCTCCGCCTCCGTGGCGTTGA
Proteins encoded:
- a CDS encoding DUF2277 domain-containing protein, with the translated sequence MCRNIRTLFNFEPPASDDELHAAALQFVRKITGFNKPSQANAAAFDTAVEQIARISGELLGALASTAAPKDRQAEAARAKARSAQRFGR
- a CDS encoding dihydrofolate reductase family protein; its protein translation is MGKLVVTEFVTLDGVMEDPGGAEKSRYGGWSLRFFSDEAAKFKFDELSASDAQLLGRKTYEGFAAAWPSMQDEFADRMNGMPKYVVSTTLQKAEWNNSQIIRDNVVEQITRLKRQPGRDLLVAGSRTLVQTLMQHGLVDEFRLLVHPIVLGDGLRLFGDTGGAKTMNLVECKPFSSGVVALTYAAGAGSAE